In Haladaptatus sp. QDMS2, a single window of DNA contains:
- a CDS encoding hydantoinase B/oxoprolinase family protein, whose protein sequence is MNQNETETTPDFVRDYDIDATTLDIIESTLSNTRYEMDRVVETTAISPVIREQSDQFPLIADAKGRMVMGQFGSAIDTIIENSPFDWDELDDGDVIATNDPYMCAGAVSHTPDMLLLRPIFYDNDLVGFSSQWGNLMDVGGKTPGSMPVHATTIFEEGMRLPPVKLYKQGEIDADILESFAHNTRLPAHAEADIKALAAGTKAAEDRVKELCDRFGKETYLQSCDAILNRTRDGMINLIREFVPEGERYTFEDFVDDDGMGNGPIKLHLEIYREGDTVYLDWTGTDEQVPGTVNFLLNEKMFKMFTGVFLIMAFDPLLTFNDGYYDLFEVTLPEGTVIQPEYPAALGNRLPLMARQFDVLQATFSKLIDGFSVAGSYGTSPNLVYAGTDADGNDFQMLEILYGGIPARPGGDGLDGHSWWPLFRTVPAEYQEAYYPMTIDEYSTRPDTGGPGQFRGGHGITKVYTFEEDGAITFQDDRAHTYPWGVDGGKHGQTSEKKLIRTDGTVEQLPSKVENVPVEAGDKLFFSTAGGGGLGDPLDRDTETVAREVSQGLISADAAREEYGVVLAADGSVDEASTERTRETLRDERDELPEFDYGPLPEEAVLADQIATERREFNNRR, encoded by the coding sequence ATGAACCAGAACGAAACCGAAACGACGCCCGATTTCGTCCGCGACTACGACATCGACGCGACGACGCTCGACATCATCGAAAGCACGCTCTCTAACACACGCTACGAGATGGACCGCGTCGTGGAGACGACGGCCATCAGCCCGGTTATCCGCGAGCAATCAGACCAGTTCCCGCTCATCGCCGATGCGAAAGGGCGGATGGTCATGGGTCAGTTCGGGAGCGCAATCGACACCATCATCGAGAACTCGCCGTTCGACTGGGACGAGTTAGACGACGGTGACGTCATCGCGACGAACGACCCGTACATGTGTGCAGGCGCGGTCTCGCACACCCCGGATATGCTCCTGTTGCGCCCCATCTTCTACGACAACGACCTCGTTGGCTTTTCCAGCCAGTGGGGGAACCTGATGGACGTTGGCGGGAAAACGCCCGGGAGTATGCCCGTCCACGCGACCACTATCTTCGAAGAGGGGATGCGCCTCCCACCGGTCAAGCTCTACAAACAGGGCGAAATCGACGCCGACATTCTCGAATCGTTCGCCCACAACACCCGTTTGCCAGCGCACGCAGAAGCCGACATCAAGGCACTCGCTGCGGGGACGAAAGCCGCAGAAGACCGGGTCAAAGAGCTGTGTGACCGCTTCGGCAAGGAAACCTATCTGCAAAGCTGTGATGCAATCTTAAACCGGACTCGCGATGGGATGATCAACCTCATCCGTGAGTTCGTCCCCGAGGGTGAACGCTACACGTTCGAGGATTTCGTCGACGACGACGGGATGGGTAACGGGCCCATCAAACTCCACCTCGAAATCTATCGCGAGGGCGATACCGTCTACCTCGACTGGACGGGAACGGACGAGCAGGTTCCGGGGACGGTGAACTTCCTCTTGAACGAAAAAATGTTCAAGATGTTCACCGGGGTGTTCCTCATCATGGCCTTCGACCCATTGTTGACGTTCAACGATGGCTACTACGACCTCTTCGAGGTCACGCTGCCCGAGGGAACGGTCATTCAACCCGAGTACCCTGCTGCGCTGGGTAACCGACTGCCGCTGATGGCGCGACAGTTCGACGTCCTCCAGGCGACGTTCTCGAAGCTCATCGATGGCTTCTCCGTCGCTGGCAGTTACGGCACGTCGCCAAATCTGGTGTACGCCGGAACTGACGCCGACGGCAACGATTTCCAGATGTTGGAGATTCTGTATGGTGGCATTCCCGCTCGCCCTGGCGGTGACGGACTCGACGGTCACTCGTGGTGGCCGCTGTTTCGCACCGTCCCGGCTGAGTACCAGGAAGCCTACTACCCCATGACCATCGACGAATACAGTACGCGGCCGGATACGGGCGGCCCCGGCCAATTCCGTGGTGGCCACGGCATCACCAAGGTCTACACGTTCGAAGAAGACGGCGCAATCACCTTCCAAGACGACCGTGCGCACACCTATCCGTGGGGTGTCGACGGAGGGAAACACGGACAGACGAGTGAGAAGAAACTCATTCGAACCGACGGCACGGTCGAACAACTCCCGTCGAAAGTCGAGAACGTCCCCGTCGAAGCCGGCGATAAACTGTTCTTCAGTACGGCCGGCGGTGGCGGGCTTGGCGACCCGCTCGACCGAGACACAGAGACCGTTGCCAGAGAGGTTTCGCAGGGACTCATCTCTGCAGATGCAGCCCGTGAAGAATACGGCGTCGTCCTCGCTGCGGACGGATCCGTCGACGAAGCGAGCACGGAGCGCACCCGCGAGACGCTTCGCGACGAACGCGACGAACTCCCTGAGTTCGACTATGGCCCGCTCCCCGAAGAAGCCGTGCTCGCAGACCAAATCGCCACAGAACGCCGAGAATTCAACAACCGACGGTAA
- a CDS encoding LeuA family protein: MQLNDVTLREGDQMPGRDFTASQKVECAHALDDVGVPFIQPAFPATGEKDQTVVRELSESTSADIIALARALDRDIDLAIDAGADVVETFVSVSDSHLEHLLGKSRDEMETLLRDAVDHIIERGGTPHVTLADAFRTDPAYLVDIFELLPDVPILTLADSVGARTPHTVQQYFDTLGEDVDLARVGVHFHDDMGCGTANALTAYHAGVAKADVSIASLGERAGNSSFEEVAVSCAVDYQDDLGLDTTSLIPACRDILDTLGESYGRRKAVLGEEIAKHESGIHTAAMLADPSTLEPFDPATFGGERTLIFGKPTGEGGTTRLLERANVEPTAQAVSRFQDLLATHGPLSLAEALKLASREFGD; the protein is encoded by the coding sequence ATGCAACTGAACGACGTCACGCTCCGTGAGGGTGACCAGATGCCGGGTCGCGACTTTACCGCCTCTCAGAAGGTCGAGTGTGCCCACGCACTAGACGACGTGGGCGTTCCGTTCATTCAGCCGGCGTTTCCCGCAACGGGTGAGAAAGACCAGACGGTTGTCCGCGAACTTTCCGAGTCGACGTCAGCCGACATCATCGCGCTTGCTCGGGCGTTAGACCGTGACATCGACCTGGCGATTGACGCGGGTGCAGACGTCGTCGAGACGTTCGTGTCTGTCTCCGATAGCCATCTCGAACACCTCCTCGGCAAGTCCCGAGACGAGATGGAGACGCTCCTTCGCGATGCAGTAGACCACATCATCGAGCGAGGCGGAACGCCACACGTCACGCTCGCCGACGCCTTTCGGACGGACCCAGCCTATCTCGTCGATATCTTCGAGTTGCTCCCCGATGTGCCGATTCTCACGCTCGCAGACTCGGTGGGGGCGCGAACCCCACACACGGTTCAGCAATATTTCGACACACTCGGTGAGGACGTAGACCTCGCACGCGTTGGCGTCCACTTCCACGACGATATGGGCTGTGGGACGGCGAACGCACTCACTGCCTACCACGCTGGCGTGGCGAAGGCTGATGTGAGTATTGCCTCGCTTGGCGAACGGGCGGGAAACAGTTCGTTCGAAGAGGTTGCCGTCTCCTGTGCCGTCGATTACCAGGACGACCTGGGGCTCGACACGACGTCGCTCATCCCTGCCTGTCGCGACATCCTCGACACGCTCGGCGAGTCGTACGGTAGGCGGAAAGCGGTCCTGGGCGAAGAAATCGCCAAACACGAATCGGGAATCCATACGGCTGCCATGCTCGCAGACCCGTCGACGCTCGAACCATTCGACCCTGCAACCTTTGGTGGCGAGCGGACACTCATCTTCGGAAAGCCAACCGGTGAAGGTGGGACGACTCGCCTGCTCGAACGGGCGAACGTCGAGCCAACAGCCCAAGCGGTGAGTCGGTTCCAGGACCTACTCGCGACCCACGGCCCACTCTCACTTGCGGAAGCGCTCAAGCTTGCTTCCCGTGAGTTTGGCGACTGA
- a CDS encoding CaiB/BaiF CoA-transferase family protein produces MPARKRTGPLDGLRVIDMSGMISGAFATTMMGDFGADVVMIEHPKVGDPIREWPQKTASGESLAWKSLGRNKRCITLDLGSEEGREIALLLIEDADIVFENFRPGTMERWGLGPDDIHAVNERAIMVRLSGYGQTGPKSQKPGFGTVAEGISGWAHANGFPDSEPLLPPISLADLTAAQFALQSTLMAVYERDLGRNPSDKGQVIDVSLIEPLSRLFFGEVEAYDRMEYVRERTGNRHSSTAPRNIYETADGYMTMSASNQKIFERVARAIDKPELIDDPRFADNVTRVENVDALDAEIEAWTKQHTTDEAIDILEANDAIVGPVYDMGDIFEDEQYQARDAIIEVDDPDVGSLKTFAPTPKFSRTPGEVEFLGPGHGEHNEEVYQGELGMSTEEFARLDEAGVI; encoded by the coding sequence ATGCCAGCACGAAAACGCACTGGCCCGCTCGATGGACTGCGGGTTATCGACATGTCCGGCATGATAAGCGGGGCGTTCGCCACCACGATGATGGGCGATTTTGGGGCCGATGTCGTCATGATCGAACACCCGAAGGTGGGTGACCCAATCCGCGAATGGCCACAGAAAACCGCGTCAGGTGAATCGCTGGCCTGGAAATCACTCGGGCGCAACAAGCGCTGTATCACGCTCGATCTTGGGTCAGAAGAAGGCAGAGAGATTGCACTCCTCCTCATCGAAGATGCCGACATCGTCTTTGAGAACTTCCGCCCCGGGACGATGGAACGGTGGGGCCTCGGCCCGGACGACATTCACGCGGTCAACGAGCGAGCGATTATGGTTCGGCTCTCTGGCTACGGGCAGACGGGGCCAAAGTCACAGAAACCTGGCTTCGGCACGGTTGCCGAAGGCATCTCGGGATGGGCACACGCAAACGGCTTCCCTGACAGCGAACCCTTGCTCCCACCGATTAGTCTCGCAGACCTCACCGCAGCGCAATTCGCGCTCCAGTCGACGCTGATGGCGGTCTACGAGCGCGATTTAGGCCGTAATCCGAGCGACAAAGGCCAGGTCATCGATGTCTCGCTCATCGAACCACTCTCTCGGCTGTTCTTTGGCGAGGTTGAAGCCTACGACCGGATGGAATACGTTCGCGAACGGACGGGGAATCGTCATTCGAGCACTGCCCCACGGAACATCTACGAGACGGCAGATGGCTATATGACGATGTCTGCGTCGAATCAGAAAATCTTCGAGCGGGTCGCTCGCGCAATCGACAAGCCAGAACTCATCGATGACCCACGATTCGCGGACAACGTCACGCGTGTCGAAAACGTCGACGCGCTCGATGCGGAAATCGAAGCCTGGACCAAACAGCACACAACCGACGAAGCAATCGACATTCTCGAAGCCAACGATGCCATCGTCGGCCCGGTTTACGATATGGGAGATATCTTCGAAGACGAACAGTACCAGGCTCGCGACGCCATCATCGAAGTCGACGACCCGGACGTTGGCTCGCTGAAGACGTTTGCGCCGACACCCAAGTTCTCTCGGACGCCCGGGGAGGTAGAGTTCCTTGGCCCCGGGCATGGCGAGCACAACGAAGAGGTGTACCAGGGCGAACTCGGCATGTCGACCGAGGAGTTTGCACGCCTCGACGAAGCGGGTGTCATCTAG
- a CDS encoding isochorismatase family protein, whose translation MDWIDDTANLYEDREFGESVGMGERPALVIIDLINAFTDPDSNLGSDVSDVLAQTSALLDAFREYDLPRYFTTVAYEESYGDAGRFIEKVPALRELRLGTDRIEVDDQIAPMDAERVILKKYASAFFGTDLQTELTNQRVDTLVLAGVTTSGCVRATAVDSLQHGYRTIVPADAVGDRADGPHRANLFDIDAKYGDVVSTASVLDYVTESFGEN comes from the coding sequence ATGGACTGGATTGACGACACGGCAAACCTCTACGAAGACCGCGAGTTCGGTGAGAGCGTCGGCATGGGCGAACGGCCCGCATTGGTGATAATCGACCTCATCAACGCGTTTACCGACCCCGACTCGAATCTCGGGTCGGACGTCTCAGACGTACTTGCCCAGACGAGTGCGCTGCTCGACGCCTTCCGTGAATACGACCTGCCACGCTACTTCACGACGGTTGCCTACGAAGAATCCTACGGGGATGCGGGTCGCTTCATCGAGAAGGTACCCGCGCTTCGAGAATTGCGACTCGGGACCGACCGTATCGAAGTCGATGATCAGATTGCACCGATGGATGCAGAACGCGTCATCCTCAAGAAATACGCGAGTGCCTTCTTCGGAACCGACCTGCAGACTGAACTCACGAACCAACGAGTCGACACGCTCGTCCTCGCCGGGGTGACCACGAGCGGGTGTGTCCGCGCGACTGCTGTCGACAGCCTCCAACATGGCTATCGGACGATCGTGCCCGCAGATGCGGTTGGCGACCGGGCAGACGGCCCACACCGCGCAAATCTGTTCGACATCGACGCGAAGTACGGCGACGTGGTTTCAACAGCGTCGGTTCTCGACTACGTCACCGAGTCGTTCGGCGAGAACTGA